A genomic stretch from Flavobacterium sp. KS-LB2 includes:
- the aroQ gene encoding type II 3-dehydroquinate dehydratase, with product MKISIINGPNLNLLGKREPEVYGSLTFEEYFTALQIKFPTIEFTYFQSNIEGELIDKIQEFGFTYDGIILNAGAYTHTSIGIGDAIKSITTPVVEVHISNTFSRESFRHQSYISGNAKGVILGFGLKSYELAVQSFL from the coding sequence ATGAAAATTAGTATCATCAACGGACCAAATCTGAATCTTTTAGGAAAACGTGAACCAGAAGTATATGGTAGCTTAACCTTTGAAGAATATTTTACCGCTTTACAAATAAAATTTCCAACAATAGAATTTACCTATTTTCAAAGTAATATTGAAGGTGAATTAATTGATAAAATTCAGGAATTTGGTTTCACTTACGATGGTATTATTCTAAACGCTGGTGCTTACACCCACACTTCCATTGGCATTGGAGATGCTATTAAATCCATTACTACTCCAGTTGTTGAAGTCCATATTTCGAATACATTTTCACGTGAAAGTTTCAGACATCAATCCTATATATCTGGAAATGCTAAAGGTGTCATTTTAGGTTTTGGTTTAAAGAGTTATGAATTAGCAGTACAATCATTTTTATAA
- a CDS encoding porin family protein, producing the protein MKRIILVAVVLLAASVDVQAQLVKFGIKGGLNYANQTGSNITITNDNYDTDAITSYHVGLIAELKLTDGFSIQPELLYSTQGATYKNAFEEFKNELGYLSIPVLAKIHLNKTVSLDLGPQASFLLSERNDFDVENAETFEFGAAAGLGINITKNFFLQGRYVLGLTEASKEAEVKNSVVQVSAGFTF; encoded by the coding sequence ATGAAGAGAATAATTCTAGTAGCAGTAGTACTTCTAGCCGCATCTGTAGACGTGCAAGCACAATTAGTAAAATTTGGTATTAAAGGTGGTTTAAATTATGCCAATCAAACCGGTAGTAATATAACTATCACTAATGATAATTACGATACTGATGCCATTACAAGTTACCACGTAGGATTAATAGCCGAACTTAAGCTAACTGACGGTTTTTCTATTCAGCCTGAATTGCTGTATTCTACTCAGGGAGCAACCTATAAAAATGCTTTTGAAGAGTTCAAAAATGAATTAGGTTACCTGTCTATTCCCGTTTTAGCCAAAATACATTTGAATAAAACAGTCAGTTTAGATCTTGGACCACAAGCTTCCTTTTTGTTAAGCGAAAGAAATGATTTTGATGTAGAGAATGCTGAAACATTTGAATTTGGTGCTGCAGCAGGATTAGGAATTAATATCACTAAAAACTTTTTTCTGCAAGGTCGTTACGTGTTAGGATTAACTGAAGCTTCAAAAGAGGCTGAAGTTAAGAACTCAGTAGTTCAAGTATCAGCTGGATTTACGTTTTAA
- the xerD gene encoding site-specific tyrosine recombinase XerD codes for MNWESYIKNYQSYLKIERGLSKNTIVNYSFDIERLCVFLDQNDMLVSPIKITEESLQQFIYSVSKEVNPRSQARIISGLKSFFNYLIFEDYRTDNPLELIEAPKTGRKLPDTLSVEEIDNLIAAIDLTTNEGERNKAILETLYGCGLRVSELVTLKISDLFFQEGFIKITGKGNKQRFVPISNLTQKYIQIYRETVRNHLTIQKGFEDTLFLNRRGKQLTRAMIFTIIKDLAVKINLNKTISPHTLRHSFATHLLENGADLRSIQLMLGHESITTTEIYVHLDRTFLTQVLHSFHPRK; via the coding sequence ATGAACTGGGAAAGCTACATAAAAAATTATCAATCCTATTTAAAAATAGAACGCGGTTTGTCTAAGAATACAATAGTAAACTATTCTTTTGATATTGAGCGTTTGTGTGTTTTTTTAGATCAAAATGATATGCTGGTTTCGCCAATAAAAATTACCGAAGAATCACTGCAACAATTTATTTATAGCGTATCAAAGGAAGTCAATCCACGATCACAAGCCAGAATTATTTCGGGTCTTAAAAGTTTTTTTAATTATTTAATTTTTGAAGATTATCGAACGGACAACCCATTAGAATTGATTGAAGCCCCTAAAACGGGTAGAAAACTGCCTGATACATTATCTGTTGAGGAAATAGACAATCTCATTGCGGCTATTGATTTAACTACTAATGAAGGAGAGCGTAATAAAGCTATTCTTGAAACACTTTATGGATGTGGATTGCGGGTTTCAGAATTAGTTACTTTGAAAATTTCGGATTTATTTTTCCAGGAAGGTTTTATTAAAATAACAGGTAAAGGAAATAAGCAACGTTTTGTCCCAATAAGCAATTTGACCCAAAAATACATTCAAATTTATCGTGAAACAGTAAGAAATCATCTCACTATTCAAAAAGGTTTTGAAGACACACTCTTTTTAAACCGAAGGGGAAAACAGTTAACTCGGGCCATGATTTTTACAATTATCAAAGATTTAGCAGTCAAGATAAATTTGAATAAAACAATAAGCCCACATACTTTGCGACATTCTTTTGCCACTCATCTTTTAGAAAATGGAGCTGATTTACGTTCTATACAATTGATGCTTGGACACGAATCGATAACAACAACTGAAATTTATGTGCATCTTGACAGAACGTTTCTTACGCAAGTGTTGCATTCATTTCACCCCAGAAAATAA
- a CDS encoding porin family protein: MKKIILMVVMVFTVGFVNAQGKEDMAFGIKGGLNISTITNADVDGVNSKSLVGFHVGFFGEFVLSDKFSIQPEVLYSTQGTKIEFEGIKGDLKLDYIAIPVMAKYYVADSFSLELGPQIGFLVSAKAKSGGESEDVKDELKSTDVSLNFGLGYDITENFMIGARYNLGLTRLQDELLPGEDESKNSVFQISIGYKF; encoded by the coding sequence ATGAAAAAAATTATTTTAATGGTAGTTATGGTATTCACTGTTGGTTTTGTGAATGCTCAAGGAAAAGAAGATATGGCATTTGGAATAAAAGGAGGTTTGAATATCTCCACAATTACTAATGCTGATGTAGATGGCGTGAATTCTAAATCTTTGGTAGGATTTCATGTTGGTTTTTTTGGAGAATTTGTGCTAAGTGATAAATTCTCTATACAACCAGAGGTTTTGTACTCTACACAAGGAACTAAAATTGAGTTTGAAGGAATAAAAGGAGATTTGAAATTGGATTATATTGCTATTCCAGTTATGGCTAAATATTATGTGGCCGATTCTTTTAGTCTAGAATTAGGTCCTCAAATAGGTTTTCTAGTATCAGCCAAAGCAAAATCTGGTGGAGAATCGGAGGATGTTAAGGACGAACTTAAATCAACAGATGTAAGTTTGAATTTTGGTTTGGGTTATGATATTACAGAAAATTTTATGATTGGGGCACGTTATAATTTAGGTCTTACACGTTTGCAGGACGAATTGTTACCTGGGGAAGATGAATCTAAAAATTCTGTTTTTCAAATTTCTATAGGTTATAAATTTTAA
- a CDS encoding sensor histidine kinase, producing the protein MVFDFSQNENCHEVNNFYNKLFNEIPDLIFEFVIAPDNTYLFPLVSKSVNDFFELSSPRFIDSDKFLIYERIFEADRLPFFQSLVYAKRNIARWDFEFRVLLPEKGLRWLKVASKPELYPDGNIAFYGRISDVTDLKEQEIKLKISEERFKFALEASTAGVWDWDLTNNKVFYSSQSMKILEQGALDIFDNPERWDEIVHPDDLEKYYIEIHNHFDNKTPFYENYHRVLTSSGKYKWILDRGKVIERDQEGRPLRVIGTHTDISSQKEKELELIKTMELFSQQNSRLLNFSHIVSHNLNTQAGNIKSLLDIIDTDDDLESNKEMLSHLRTVSNDLNETIANLTQLVLIQSNSNIPIQSLDLNSYLNKTLDLIKNLKNQHQVIILNKIPEGASVDFNPAFLESVLLNFTTNAIKYSNPDKPIEIKYSFALENGKKMLSISDNGLGIDLKKYGDSLFGMYKTFHKHEEARGLGLHLTKNQIESMKGTVSVESEVGVGTTFKIVFNDCLSD; encoded by the coding sequence ATGGTTTTTGATTTTTCCCAAAACGAAAATTGCCATGAGGTAAATAATTTTTACAATAAATTATTTAATGAGATTCCAGATTTAATTTTTGAATTTGTAATTGCTCCTGACAACACCTATTTATTTCCATTAGTGAGTAAATCGGTAAACGATTTTTTTGAGTTGTCTTCACCTCGTTTTATAGATAGCGACAAGTTTCTTATCTATGAAAGAATATTTGAAGCTGATCGATTGCCCTTTTTTCAGTCATTGGTCTATGCTAAAAGAAATATTGCAAGATGGGATTTTGAGTTTCGGGTTTTATTACCAGAAAAGGGATTGCGTTGGCTAAAAGTGGCCTCAAAACCAGAATTATATCCTGACGGGAATATTGCTTTTTATGGAAGAATTTCAGATGTAACAGACTTAAAAGAACAGGAAATCAAACTTAAAATTTCTGAAGAACGCTTTAAATTTGCTCTTGAAGCTTCCACAGCAGGAGTTTGGGATTGGGATTTAACGAATAATAAAGTCTTTTACTCTTCGCAATCAATGAAAATTCTTGAGCAAGGGGCATTGGATATTTTTGATAATCCAGAACGTTGGGATGAAATTGTGCACCCTGATGATTTAGAAAAATATTACATTGAGATTCATAATCATTTTGATAATAAAACACCTTTTTATGAAAATTACCACCGTGTTTTAACTTCAAGCGGAAAATACAAATGGATTTTAGATAGAGGAAAAGTAATTGAGCGTGATCAAGAAGGGAGACCTTTGCGAGTTATAGGAACGCATACGGATATCTCTTCGCAAAAAGAAAAAGAATTAGAGTTAATAAAAACAATGGAATTGTTTAGTCAGCAAAATAGCCGACTATTGAATTTTTCACACATTGTATCCCATAATCTAAACACACAGGCGGGTAATATTAAATCACTTTTAGACATTATAGATACCGATGACGATTTAGAGAGTAATAAAGAAATGTTGTCTCATTTGCGTACTGTTTCGAATGACTTAAATGAAACAATAGCTAATTTGACCCAATTAGTACTTATACAAAGTAATTCGAACATTCCGATTCAATCATTAGATTTGAATTCTTATCTAAATAAGACTTTAGATTTAATTAAGAATTTAAAAAATCAGCATCAAGTTATCATTTTAAACAAGATTCCTGAAGGAGCTTCAGTTGATTTTAATCCGGCATTCTTAGAAAGTGTTTTGTTGAATTTTACAACGAATGCTATCAAATATTCGAATCCTGATAAACCTATAGAAATAAAATATTCTTTCGCATTAGAAAATGGAAAAAAAATGTTGTCGATTTCAGATAATGGATTAGGAATCGATTTGAAAAAATATGGAGATTCTCTTTTTGGAATGTACAAAACATTTCACAAGCATGAAGAGGCCAGGGGATTAGGATTACACTTGACAAAGAATCAAATAGAATCGATGAAAGGAACTGTTTCAGTAGAAAGTGAAGTTGGAGTTGGTACTACTTTTAAAATTGTTTTTAATGATTGTTTGAGTGATTAA
- a CDS encoding porin family protein encodes MKKIILTAVAVFAFGFANAQEAKFGLKGGLNLSTFTGDTDGLDLKSKPGFNLGAFVAVKLSDKLTFQPEALYSMQGTKIDEFEFEFDNAVYLAEANINLSYINVPLMLKYYAAEKFNLEIGPQVGFLVAAKTVAKVNGNEAEEDVKDSFESVDFGLNFGAGYDFTNNISAGLRYNLGLSNIAKTESGDDSKINNSVLSISLGYKF; translated from the coding sequence ATGAAAAAAATTATTTTAACTGCAGTAGCAGTATTTGCATTTGGATTCGCAAATGCGCAAGAAGCAAAATTTGGACTTAAAGGAGGATTGAATCTTTCTACATTTACTGGTGATACCGATGGTTTAGATTTAAAATCAAAACCTGGATTTAATTTGGGAGCTTTTGTGGCTGTTAAATTGTCAGATAAACTTACATTTCAACCAGAAGCTTTATATTCGATGCAAGGAACTAAAATTGATGAATTTGAATTTGAATTTGACAATGCTGTTTATTTAGCTGAAGCAAATATTAATTTGTCCTATATTAATGTGCCTCTGATGTTAAAATATTACGCTGCTGAAAAATTTAATCTAGAAATTGGACCACAGGTTGGATTTTTAGTAGCTGCAAAAACAGTAGCAAAAGTAAATGGCAATGAAGCAGAGGAAGATGTTAAAGATAGTTTTGAATCTGTAGATTTTGGACTTAATTTCGGAGCAGGATACGACTTTACAAATAATATTTCAGCTGGCTTAAGATACAATTTAGGTTTGTCTAATATCGCAAAAACAGAATCTGGAGATGATTCAAAAATTAATAATAGTGTGTTGTCGATTTCATTAGGTTATAAGTTTTAA
- a CDS encoding DUF5686 and carboxypeptidase regulatory-like domain-containing protein: MRKYYLLLISLVSYTNYAQIKGTVSDEKGNPLPFVTIFQEDTYNGTTSNEVGKYELNLKKAEKQTVVFQFLGFKTQKITIQKDKLLYSFDVKMIEESYSLNEVVINTKINPAIVIIKNAIASKKENTEKTARFHADFYSRGIFKLKNAPKKILGQKIGDMNGSLDSTGTGIISLSETFSKITFEKPNNLKEVVTASKVSGRDNGYSYNTARSSFYDFYDNTIDFGVNMISPISNNAFNYYKYKLENTFYDANNQMINKIKVTAKRDSEPVFEGYIYIVEDSWAIYAVDLDIKGYRMKEEFVDVMTLKQNFSYNKSNQIWAKNTQSLDITAGAFGIKFNGRYTYVYSNYEFVNAFAKKTFTNEITSIEINSNKKDSVFWNSNRPIPLTIEETNDYIRKDSIYKTRNSKKYLDSIDSKGNKFKLMKILTGYTYRNSSEKNSFSYEGLLNLGSLSFNTVQGYNFDSGFRYTSWKNQENKGIYTSISTKLNYGFAEERLRVTGQFIHRFNNQNYATLYLTGGSSVQQFNSTEPISKVINTISSLAFKNNFMKLYNLESVAIGYGQDIANGINLNGKIEYQQRKPLFNNTDFSLLNKDDLYSSNNPLAPDDFTTPAFEKHNLMKATLNARINFGNKYSSRPDGKYNIRNEKYPTLLLGYEKGFAANDKKYEFDHINTRLTYDLKLENKGIIGMNIKAGKFLNAANISFIDYKHFNGNQTHIGQTERYLNVFNLLPYYSNSTNNSYFEAHAEYNDEGYIMNKIPLLNQLKSTLILGAHTLSTSNSKPYREFTVGLDNLGFGKFKMLRLDYIRSYQNGFQGDGVVFGLKFLNILE, translated from the coding sequence ATGAGAAAATACTACCTACTTCTAATTTCTTTGGTTTCATATACCAACTATGCACAAATAAAAGGAACCGTTTCTGACGAAAAAGGAAATCCCTTGCCTTTTGTAACCATTTTTCAAGAAGACACCTATAATGGAACGACCTCAAATGAAGTAGGAAAATATGAACTCAACTTGAAGAAAGCCGAAAAGCAAACAGTTGTGTTTCAATTTTTAGGTTTTAAAACGCAAAAAATAACCATTCAGAAGGATAAGTTACTGTATTCATTTGATGTTAAAATGATTGAAGAAAGTTATTCTTTGAACGAAGTTGTAATCAACACTAAAATCAATCCTGCAATTGTTATCATAAAAAATGCGATTGCCAGTAAAAAAGAAAATACTGAAAAAACAGCTCGGTTCCATGCCGACTTTTATTCCAGAGGAATTTTCAAACTTAAAAATGCTCCTAAAAAAATATTAGGTCAAAAAATTGGCGACATGAATGGTTCTTTGGATTCTACAGGAACAGGTATTATTTCATTATCTGAAACTTTTTCTAAAATTACATTTGAAAAACCCAATAATTTAAAAGAAGTCGTAACTGCCTCTAAAGTAAGCGGAAGAGATAACGGCTACAGTTACAATACGGCCAGATCTTCTTTTTATGATTTCTATGATAATACGATTGACTTTGGGGTTAATATGATTTCTCCAATCTCAAATAATGCATTCAATTATTATAAATACAAACTAGAAAATACTTTTTATGATGCCAATAATCAAATGATTAATAAAATAAAAGTTACTGCAAAACGTGACAGTGAGCCTGTTTTTGAAGGTTATATCTATATTGTTGAAGATTCTTGGGCCATTTATGCTGTTGATTTAGACATCAAAGGCTACCGAATGAAAGAAGAATTTGTGGATGTAATGACCTTAAAACAGAACTTCAGTTACAATAAAAGCAACCAAATTTGGGCAAAAAACACTCAAAGTCTTGATATTACAGCTGGAGCCTTTGGAATAAAATTCAATGGAAGATATACATACGTCTACAGTAATTATGAATTTGTGAACGCCTTTGCAAAAAAAACGTTTACAAATGAAATTACAAGTATCGAAATAAATTCAAATAAAAAAGATTCAGTTTTCTGGAACAGTAACAGACCCATTCCTTTAACAATCGAAGAAACTAACGATTACATACGGAAAGATAGTATTTACAAGACTCGAAATTCTAAAAAATACTTGGATTCAATTGATTCAAAAGGAAATAAATTCAAACTAATGAAAATACTAACGGGCTATACTTATAGAAATAGTTCAGAGAAAAATTCCTTTAGTTATGAAGGATTACTCAATCTAGGTTCATTGAGTTTTAATACCGTGCAAGGATATAATTTTGATTCGGGATTTAGGTATACCAGCTGGAAAAACCAAGAAAACAAAGGAATTTACACTTCGATAAGTACAAAACTCAATTACGGTTTTGCTGAAGAACGTTTGCGTGTAACAGGACAATTCATACATAGGTTTAACAATCAGAATTATGCAACTCTGTATTTGACTGGAGGTAGTTCTGTCCAGCAATTCAACTCAACTGAACCCATCAGTAAAGTTATAAACACAATTAGTTCCTTGGCATTCAAAAACAATTTTATGAAGTTGTACAATTTAGAATCAGTAGCGATTGGCTATGGCCAAGATATTGCAAATGGCATAAACTTGAATGGAAAGATAGAATACCAACAACGCAAACCATTATTCAACAACACTGATTTTTCTTTGCTTAATAAGGACGATTTATACTCTTCGAATAATCCGCTGGCACCGGATGATTTCACAACTCCAGCTTTTGAAAAGCATAATTTGATGAAAGCGACTCTAAATGCAAGAATAAATTTTGGGAATAAATATTCTTCCCGTCCGGACGGAAAATACAACATTAGAAATGAAAAATATCCTACGCTACTTTTAGGATATGAAAAAGGATTTGCAGCGAATGATAAAAAATATGAATTTGATCACATAAATACTCGCTTAACGTATGATTTAAAATTAGAAAACAAAGGAATTATAGGAATGAATATAAAAGCCGGGAAATTTTTAAATGCAGCAAACATCTCTTTTATAGATTACAAACATTTCAATGGAAACCAAACTCACATAGGGCAAACGGAACGCTATTTGAATGTTTTTAATTTGCTTCCTTATTATTCTAACAGTACGAATAATAGCTATTTTGAAGCGCATGCAGAGTATAATGACGAAGGTTATATTATGAATAAAATTCCGCTATTGAATCAATTAAAATCAACTTTAATCTTGGGTGCACATACGCTTTCTACATCAAATAGTAAGCCCTATAGAGAATTTACGGTTGGTTTAGATAATTTAGGCTTTGGAAAATTTAAGATGCTACGTCTAGATTATATACGTTCTTATCAAAATGGATTTCAAGGCGACGGAGTAGTTTTTGGACTTAAATTTTTAAATATTTTAGAGTAA
- a CDS encoding M23 family metallopeptidase → MRFSIFFLFFYTSVFAQVDYPKDYFRSPLDIPMQLSGNFGELRPNHFHAGFDLRTQQKEGLKVYAVGDGYVSRIKISTFGNGKTIYINHPNGYTSVYGHLKMANGEIENYIKKTHYKEASFEIEMFFKPDEMVVKKGDIIAFSGNTGASEGPHLHFEFRDTKTEFIINPMLFGYDKFLKDTKKPVVSGVYVYPLDSKTTVNHSKRPLLLNVSLQKDGTYLSDKVVANGTIGFGISAYDTDDVSFNNNGVYKVQSFYNGKPNFGYEFNTYSFDEMRYINALIDYSRYKKMQQRVQKLFMKNPYNLSIIQADENKGVLQVTPNLASLYRIEVSDFFGNKKTIAIPIQYDLLSTTISPEPVQSNYFVKANKDSNFALANMSVFFPAGTFYEDFDLNFDVKNDTLFLHDDTVPAHTNFTVSIEDTKSTEAQREKMFIGRIEGKKINYNPTYRKDSIFNTKVKILGKYTLVSDTVAPKISMPIPVEGKWISEQKTIQLSIYDDVSGIKSYNGYLNGKWVLFEYDNKTRKLTHYFSDGIAVDGANDLKVVVIDNVGNSTTFETRFFRSQKK, encoded by the coding sequence ATGAGATTTTCTATATTTTTTTTATTTTTTTACACTTCTGTTTTTGCACAAGTTGACTATCCAAAAGATTATTTTAGATCTCCTTTAGATATTCCGATGCAATTATCAGGAAATTTTGGAGAATTGAGACCCAACCATTTCCATGCCGGTTTTGATTTAAGAACGCAACAAAAAGAAGGATTGAAAGTATACGCAGTGGGCGATGGGTATGTGTCAAGAATAAAGATATCTACTTTTGGAAACGGAAAAACAATTTACATCAACCATCCTAATGGGTATACATCAGTTTATGGACATTTAAAAATGGCCAACGGTGAAATAGAAAATTACATCAAGAAAACGCATTATAAAGAGGCATCATTTGAAATTGAAATGTTCTTTAAACCTGATGAAATGGTGGTAAAAAAAGGTGATATCATTGCTTTTTCCGGTAATACAGGAGCTTCAGAAGGACCACATTTGCATTTTGAATTTCGGGATACCAAAACAGAGTTTATAATCAATCCGATGCTTTTTGGGTACGATAAATTTTTAAAAGATACAAAGAAACCTGTCGTTTCTGGAGTTTATGTATATCCTTTGGATTCAAAAACTACGGTTAATCATTCTAAACGTCCTTTGTTGCTTAATGTTTCGTTACAAAAAGATGGAACGTACCTTTCTGATAAAGTAGTTGCAAACGGGACAATAGGTTTTGGTATATCGGCTTATGACACTGACGATGTTTCGTTTAATAATAACGGAGTATATAAAGTGCAGTCCTTTTATAATGGGAAACCAAATTTCGGATATGAATTCAATACCTATTCATTTGACGAAATGCGCTATATCAATGCGTTGATTGATTATTCTAGATATAAGAAAATGCAGCAACGGGTTCAGAAATTATTCATGAAAAACCCGTATAATCTGAGCATTATCCAAGCCGATGAAAATAAAGGAGTTTTACAGGTAACTCCAAATTTAGCATCCTTATATCGTATTGAAGTTTCGGATTTTTTTGGCAATAAAAAAACAATAGCCATTCCTATTCAATATGATTTATTGTCTACAACTATCAGTCCTGAGCCAGTGCAATCGAACTATTTTGTCAAAGCGAATAAAGACAGCAATTTTGCTTTAGCAAATATGTCGGTTTTCTTTCCTGCGGGAACTTTTTACGAAGATTTTGATTTGAATTTTGATGTAAAAAATGATACTTTGTTTTTACACGACGATACTGTTCCTGCCCATACTAATTTTACGGTTTCAATTGAAGATACAAAATCGACTGAAGCGCAGAGAGAGAAAATGTTCATTGGCAGAATCGAAGGAAAAAAAATAAATTACAATCCAACCTATAGAAAAGACAGCATATTCAATACAAAGGTTAAAATTTTAGGTAAATATACTTTGGTTTCAGATACTGTTGCGCCCAAAATAAGTATGCCTATACCTGTAGAGGGAAAATGGATCAGCGAGCAAAAAACAATTCAGCTTTCGATTTACGATGACGTGTCTGGCATAAAATCATACAACGGCTATTTAAACGGAAAATGGGTTTTATTTGAATACGATAATAAGACTAGAAAATTGACTCATTATTTTAGTGATGGAATTGCTGTTGATGGTGCCAATGATTTAAAAGTTGTTGTAATAGATAATGTAGGGAATTCAACTACCTTTGAAACTCGTTTTTTTAGAAGTCAAAAAAAATAA
- the rny gene encoding ribonuclease Y, which translates to MDNILTIIISGIIGIAGGFGIAKLIEKSNISNLIKNAKKEAASILKDANLEAENIKKDKILQAKEKFIELKSEHEQVILSRDKKVAEIEKRVRDKESQVSNELSKAKKVNDDFESKTLEYTTKIENLDKKQSEVDKLHKSQLQQLEVISGLSAEEAKDQLVEGLKAEAKSKAMSHIQDTIEEAKLTAQQEAKKIIINTIQRVGTEEAVENCVSVFNIESDDVKGRIIGREGRNIRALEAATGVEIIVDDTPEAIILSCFDPVRREIARLALHKLVTDGRIHPARIEEVVAKTAKQIDDEIIEVGKRTVIDLGIHGLHPELIKVVGRMKYRSSYGQNLLQHSREVSKLCGIMAAELGLNVKLAKRAGLLHDIGKVPDAESDLPHALLGMQWAEKYGEKEEVCNAIGAHHDEIEMKSLLSPIIQVCDAISGARPGARRQVLDSYIQRLKDLEEVAYGFSGVKNAYAIQAGRELRVIVESEKVSDENAANLSFDISQKIQTEMTYPGQVKVTVIRETRAVNIAK; encoded by the coding sequence ATGGACAACATATTAACGATTATTATTTCAGGAATTATAGGTATTGCGGGAGGTTTTGGGATCGCCAAATTGATTGAAAAAAGCAATATTTCAAACTTAATTAAAAACGCAAAAAAAGAAGCAGCATCCATATTAAAAGATGCAAATCTGGAAGCTGAAAACATAAAAAAAGATAAAATTCTTCAAGCAAAAGAGAAATTTATTGAATTAAAATCAGAGCACGAACAAGTTATTTTATCCCGTGATAAAAAAGTTGCAGAAATAGAAAAAAGAGTTCGTGACAAAGAATCTCAAGTTTCTAATGAATTATCAAAAGCTAAAAAAGTAAATGATGATTTCGAATCTAAAACTTTAGAATACACCACTAAAATTGAAAACCTAGATAAGAAACAATCCGAAGTTGACAAATTGCATAAAAGTCAATTGCAACAATTGGAAGTTATCTCTGGTTTATCTGCTGAAGAAGCTAAAGATCAATTAGTAGAAGGATTGAAAGCGGAAGCAAAAAGCAAAGCAATGTCTCATATTCAAGATACTATTGAAGAGGCAAAATTGACTGCACAACAAGAAGCTAAAAAAATCATCATCAATACCATTCAAAGAGTTGGTACAGAAGAAGCAGTAGAAAACTGTGTTTCGGTATTTAACATTGAATCTGACGACGTAAAAGGTAGAATCATTGGACGTGAAGGTAGAAATATCCGTGCACTGGAAGCCGCAACTGGAGTAGAAATCATTGTAGATGACACACCAGAAGCGATTATCCTTTCTTGTTTTGATCCTGTACGTAGAGAAATTGCACGTTTGGCTTTACATAAATTAGTAACTGACGGAAGAATTCACCCAGCTCGTATTGAAGAAGTAGTTGCAAAAACTGCTAAACAAATTGACGATGAAATTATAGAAGTTGGTAAACGTACCGTTATCGATTTAGGAATTCATGGTTTACATCCTGAATTGATTAAAGTGGTAGGACGTATGAAATACCGTTCTTCTTACGGACAGAATTTATTACAACACTCCCGTGAAGTTTCTAAACTTTGTGGAATCATGGCAGCTGAACTTGGTCTAAACGTAAAACTGGCTAAAAGAGCTGGTTTATTACACGATATTGGTAAAGTTCCAGATGCTGAAAGTGATTTACCTCACGCATTATTAGGAATGCAATGGGCGGAGAAATATGGTGAAAAAGAAGAGGTTTGCAACGCTATTGGTGCTCACCACGATGAGATTGAAATGAAATCATTATTATCGCCAATTATTCAGGTTTGTGATGCAATCTCAGGTGCAAGACCAGGAGCGAGAAGACAAGTATTGGATTCTTACATTCAACGTCTAAAAGATCTTGAAGAAGTAGCGTACGGATTCAGTGGTGTGAAAAATGCTTACGCAATTCAAGCCGGTAGAGAACTTCGTGTAATTGTAGAAAGCGAAAAAGTATCTGATGAAAATGCAGCTAACCTATCTTTTGATATCTCACAAAAAATCCAAACAGAAATGACTTATCCTGGACAAGTTAAAGTAACTGTAATTCGTGAAACAAGAGCCGTGAATATCGCTAAATAA
- a CDS encoding cell division protein ZapA: MDEKLKIKISIADRVYPLTVDFSQEEGLRSASKKIDTMIKQFEENYAVRDKQDVLAMCALQFASQTEQKQIDNAIDGEATIERIKKINAILDQYLDK, translated from the coding sequence ATGGACGAAAAGCTTAAAATTAAAATATCAATTGCAGACAGAGTATACCCGTTAACGGTTGATTTCTCTCAGGAAGAAGGCCTTAGAAGCGCTTCTAAAAAAATTGATACGATGATCAAGCAATTTGAAGAAAATTATGCTGTTCGTGACAAGCAAGATGTATTAGCCATGTGTGCTTTACAATTTGCCTCACAAACGGAACAAAAACAAATTGATAATGCGATAGATGGAGAAGCAACCATCGAAAGAATTAAAAAAATCAATGCGATTTTAGATCAATATCTCGACAAATAA